The genomic region ACCAGCCGGTGGGCGTCGATGCCGTGGCCGATGCGCACCTCAGCCGTCCTCCCCGAGGAGGGCGGCGCGGAGCACGGCGAGGTCGGCGGGCCGGGTCACCTTCAGGTTGCGGGGGTCGCCCTCGACCACCGCCACCACCTCCCCGAGGTGCTCGACCAGGGCGCAGTCGTCGTCGGCGACCACGCCGTCGCGCAGCGCCACCGCGTGGGCCCGGCGGAGCAGGGCCGCGTCGAACGCCTGGGGGGTCTGCACCGCCACCAGCTCGGCGCGGTCGAGGGTCGCCGCCACCACCGCGAGCTCGCCGTCGCGGCGCACCCGCTTCACCGAGTCGACGACCGGGATCGCCGCGGTCGCCGCCCCGTGGCGACGGGCGGCGTCGACGACGGCGAAGAAGAGCGCCATCGGGCAGAGCGGCCGCACCGCGTCGTGGACGCAGATCAGCGGCGCGTCGCCGGCGACCTCAAGGCCGGCGCGCACCGAGTCCTGCCGGCGCCCACCGCCCTCGACGAGGCGGAGGTCGTCGATGCCGACGGCGGCGGCGAGGTCGCGCACCCTCCTCCAGGCCACCTCGGGCACCACCACGACCACGCTGTCGAAGATGCCGGGGGCGGCCACCGCCGCCAGGGTGCGGCCCAGCAGGGGGATGCCGCCGGCGTCGAGCCAGATCTTGTCGAGTCCCATGCGTGTCCCCCGTCCGCCGGCGGGGAGGATCGCCGCGACGCTCAGCGCTCGGCGACCCGGGGGGAACGGGTGGCGCGGGGCGAGCGGCGGGGCGGGTCGGCAGCCGCCGTGTCGCCCACGGTGGCGAAGATCATCCGTCCCGACGGCGTCTGGAGCACGCTGGTGACGGTCGCCCGCACCGCCGCCTCGAGGTGGCCGCGGCCGCCCTCCACCACCACCATGGTGCCGTCGTCGAGGTAGCCCACGCCCTGGTTGAGCTCGCGGCCCTCCTTGACGATCATCACCTCCATCATCTCGCCGGCGGCGAGGATGGGGCGCATCGCCAGCGCGAGGTCGTTCAGGTTCAGCACCCGGACGCCCTCGATGCGGGCCACGGTGGTGAGGTTGTGGTCGGTGGTCATCAGCGAGGCCTCGAGCGCCCTGGCCAGCCGCACCAGCCGGGCGTCGACCTCGGGGGTGCCGGGGAAGTCGCGGTCGATGACCTCGCAGAGCACGTCGGTGGAGGCGCGCAGGCCCTCGACCACCCTCAGCCCGCGGCGACCCTTGGCGCGGCGCACCGGGTCGCCGGAGTCGGCGATGCGCTGCAGCTCCTCGAGGACGAAGCCGGGGACGAGCAGCCGGGCGGGGAGGAAGCCGGCCTGGGCGAGGTCGGTGATGCGGCCGTCGATGAGCACGCTGGTGTCGACCAGCGTCGGTGCCCCGGCGAGGGGCGCGGGGGCGTCGACCGCCGCGGCGGTGGCCGTGGCGATCGTGGCGGTGGCGGGCCCGCCCGGGGGCGCTGGCTGGGGGCGCCGCCTGAACCAGTCGACGAGGTCGTCGCTGCGACGCATGCCGGTGCGCACGCCGACGTAGACGAGCACCGCGGCGACGCCGGCGGAGATCACCAGGCCGAGGCCGCCGGGGAGGGCGCCGAGGATGGCGGCGATGAGCGCCGAGACCGCGAGCGCCACCAGCAGCCCGATGACGCCGCCGGCGAGCTCGCCCGCCGACACGGTGTCGACGGTGCGCTCCAGCCAGAGGAACGGCTCGACGCTGAGCAGCGGCCCGGCGACGAAGCCCGAGACCAGGCCGACGGCGCCGGAGCCGAGCAGCGCGGCGAGGGCCAACGCGAACTGCCGGTGGAACAGGCCGTTGGAGTTGGTGATCACGTAGGCGGCGTAGAGCACGCCGATGACGAGGCCGGCGAGAGCGCCGAGCAGACGTGCGATGCGACGCGCGCGACGGAGCGATCCGGAGTGATGGCTGCCCATCTCGTGGCGATTGAACCACAGCGCTGTCACGATTTCGGCCACGGGTCGGTCGCAGTCCTCCTCGAGTTCGGGCGCGCCATCCCCGGCCACGGCCCCGCCGCCTCGTCGAGCAGGGCGAGCGCCTCGCCGAGGTGGGCCACCGGGATGCACCGCATCCCCGCGGGCACCGCGCAGCCCGCCTGGGAGCCGGGGACGATCGCGGTGCGCAGACCCAGCTGACGCGCCTCCTGGAGCCGCTGCTCGAGGCGCCGGACCCGCCGCACCTCGCCGCCGAGGCCCAGCTCGCCGATCACCACCGAGCTCGGCGGCGGGCAGAGCTCACGCGCCGAGGCGGCGACGGCGAGGGCGACCGCCAGGTCGGCCGCGGGCTCGGCGAGGCGCACCCCGCCGACGGCGTTGACGAAGACGTCGGCCTGGCCGAGCATGATCCGAGCCCGCTTCTCGAGCACGGCGGCGAGAAGGTGCAGACGGCCGAGGTCGAAGCCCGACGCGCTGTGACGGGGGATCCCGAAGCGGGTCGGCGCCACCAGCGCCTGCACCTCGACGGCGAGCGGACGCGAGCCCTCGCAGGCGACGGTGAGCACGTTGCCGGGCACCCCCAGGGTGGTCTCGTCGAGGAACGCCCGCCCGGGGGCGTCCTCCTCGCGCATCCCGGTGGCGTCGAGGACGAAGATCCCGAGCTCGTCGGTGGCGCCGAAACGGTTCTTCACCCCGCGAAGCAGGCGGTGGTCGCCGTGGCGCTCGCCCTCGAGGTAGAGGACCACGTCGACCATGTGCTCGAGGGTGCGCGGGCCGGCGATCGCACCGTCCTTGGTGACGTGGCCGATCAGCAGGATCGGGACCCCGGTCTGCTTGGCGCAGAGCAGCAGCCGGTGGACCGCGCCGCGGACCTGGGCGATGCTCCCCGGGGTGCCCGGCTGCCCGGGGTCGTGGAGGGTCTGGACCGAGTCGACCACGGCGAGCGGCGGCCGCAGCGACTCGACGGTGGCGAGCACCGCGTCGAGGTCGGTCTCGGCGATTACGGCCACCTCGCGCCCGTCGCAGCCGAGGCGGTCGGCGCGCATCGCCACCTGGGCCGCCGACTCCTCCCCGGCGCAGTAGAGGGCGGGGCGGACCTCGCTGCCGCAGCGGCCGGCCAGCTGCAGCGCCAGGGTGGACTTGCCGATCCCCGGGTCGCCGCCGAGCAGCACCAGGCCGCCGGGCACGAACCCGCCGCCGAGGACCCGGTCGCACTCGCCGATGCCGGTGGCCAGCCAGACCAGCGAACCGGCCGGGACGTCACCGACCAGGGTCGCCTCGGCGGCCGCGGCCCCCGGCTGCGACCGGGCCGCGGGGCGCGCCTCGCGCTCCTCGACCAGGGTGTTCCACTCGCCGCAGGTGGGGCAGCGCCCCTGCCACTTCGGCGCCACCGCCCCGCACTCGGCGCAGACCAGGCGGACGCGGGCGGGGCGGGCGGCGGGCGACGGGGCGGGCATTGGGGGAGCGTAGCGAACATCCGTGCGTAACGTCAAGGTGGTTTTGCGAGCGCACACAAGATGTCACGGGAAAGTTCGGGTCTGTGACCCCGCGGTAAAGCGGCCGCGCGTCCGCTACCTGTACAGTGCACCTACCGGTGCGCTCATCGGCCCCGGGGCTCATGCGGCGGGCCCACGACCGCCCTCGGTGAGGTGTTCAACATGGCCATCAACTTCCCCTGCACCAGATGCGGGGGCTTCCACGCGGTCAACGAGTGCTCCACC from Candidatus Dormiibacterota bacterium harbors:
- a CDS encoding 2-C-methyl-D-erythritol 4-phosphate cytidylyltransferase, with product MGLDKIWLDAGGIPLLGRTLAAVAAPGIFDSVVVVVPEVAWRRVRDLAAAVGIDDLRLVEGGGRRQDSVRAGLEVAGDAPLICVHDAVRPLCPMALFFAVVDAARRHGAATAAIPVVDSVKRVRRDGELAVVAATLDRAELVAVQTPQAFDAALLRRAHAVALRDGVVADDDCALVEHLGEVVAVVEGDPRNLKVTRPADLAVLRAALLGEDG
- a CDS encoding PIN domain nuclease gives rise to the protein MAEIVTALWFNRHEMGSHHSGSLRRARRIARLLGALAGLVIGVLYAAYVITNSNGLFHRQFALALAALLGSGAVGLVSGFVAGPLLSVEPFLWLERTVDTVSAGELAGGVIGLLVALAVSALIAAILGALPGGLGLVISAGVAAVLVYVGVRTGMRRSDDLVDWFRRRPQPAPPGGPATATIATATAAAVDAPAPLAGAPTLVDTSVLIDGRITDLAQAGFLPARLLVPGFVLEELQRIADSGDPVRRAKGRRGLRVVEGLRASTDVLCEVIDRDFPGTPEVDARLVRLARALEASLMTTDHNLTTVARIEGVRVLNLNDLALAMRPILAAGEMMEVMIVKEGRELNQGVGYLDDGTMVVVEGGRGHLEAAVRATVTSVLQTPSGRMIFATVGDTAAADPPRRSPRATRSPRVAER
- the radA gene encoding DNA repair protein RadA, with translation MPAPSPAARPARVRLVCAECGAVAPKWQGRCPTCGEWNTLVEEREARPAARSQPGAAAAEATLVGDVPAGSLVWLATGIGECDRVLGGGFVPGGLVLLGGDPGIGKSTLALQLAGRCGSEVRPALYCAGEESAAQVAMRADRLGCDGREVAVIAETDLDAVLATVESLRPPLAVVDSVQTLHDPGQPGTPGSIAQVRGAVHRLLLCAKQTGVPILLIGHVTKDGAIAGPRTLEHMVDVVLYLEGERHGDHRLLRGVKNRFGATDELGIFVLDATGMREEDAPGRAFLDETTLGVPGNVLTVACEGSRPLAVEVQALVAPTRFGIPRHSASGFDLGRLHLLAAVLEKRARIMLGQADVFVNAVGGVRLAEPAADLAVALAVAASARELCPPPSSVVIGELGLGGEVRRVRRLEQRLQEARQLGLRTAIVPGSQAGCAVPAGMRCIPVAHLGEALALLDEAAGPWPGMARPNSRRTATDPWPKS